One Helicobacter cetorum MIT 00-7128 DNA window includes the following coding sequences:
- the fliH gene encoding flagellar assembly protein FliH produces the protein MNSQENLIHKDRLDKHDIQKYEFKNMANFHSNTPQQPNFVQDSPIKKEKVEQKAIENDLIECLLKKTDELSSHVVNLQMQFEKAQEESKALIESAKNDGYKIGFKEGEEKARNELINSINEEKNQLLHAITSLHEKMKSSEEHLSALEKELSAIAIDIAKEVIVKEVEDNSQKVALALAEELLKNVIDATNIHLKVNPLDYPYLNEHLQNASKIKLESNDAIAKGGVVIDSSNGSVDGNLMNRYKTLKESVLDNFKV, from the coding sequence TTGAATAGTCAAGAAAATTTAATTCATAAAGACCGCCTAGACAAACATGATATTCAAAAATATGAATTTAAAAATATGGCAAATTTTCATTCAAATACCCCACAACAACCCAACTTTGTGCAAGATTCGCCTATTAAAAAAGAAAAAGTTGAGCAAAAGGCAATAGAAAATGACTTGATAGAATGCTTATTGAAAAAAACTGATGAGCTCTCTAGCCATGTAGTTAATCTACAAATGCAATTTGAAAAGGCTCAAGAAGAGAGCAAAGCCTTGATAGAAAGCGCTAAGAATGATGGCTATAAAATCGGCTTTAAAGAAGGCGAAGAAAAAGCACGCAATGAGCTTATCAACAGCATTAATGAAGAAAAAAACCAACTCTTGCATGCTATCACTTCCTTACATGAAAAAATGAAAAGCTCTGAAGAGCATTTAAGCGCTTTAGAAAAAGAACTAAGTGCGATTGCTATAGATATTGCTAAAGAAGTGATTGTTAAAGAAGTAGAAGATAATAGCCAAAAAGTAGCCCTAGCTCTAGCCGAAGAATTATTAAAGAATGTCATTGATGCGACTAACATTCATTTAAAAGTTAATCCTTTAGATTACCCCTATTTAAACGAACATTTGCAAAATGCCTCCAAAATCAAGCTAGAGAGTAATGACGCTATTGCTAAGGGGGGCGTTGTGATTGATAGCTCTAATGGGAGCGTTGATGGAAACTTAATGAATCGCTACAAGACGCTCAAAGAAAGTGTTTTGGATAATTTTAAGGTGTGA